In Malus sylvestris chromosome 15, drMalSylv7.2, whole genome shotgun sequence, a single genomic region encodes these proteins:
- the LOC126604036 gene encoding protein CELLULOSE SYNTHASE INTERACTIVE 1-like, whose translation MATTVGWRYAATNGSTLTPNDLERNGDAKVQDSEPPTPHSLIKMGSRDRSSSMEDADGTLASVAQCIEQLRQSSSSVQEKEYSLKQLLELIDTRENAFSAVGSHSQAVPVLVSLLRSGSVGVKIQAATVLGSLCKENELRVKVLLGGCIPPLLGLLRSSSAEGQIAAAKTIYAVSQGGARDHVGSKIFSTEGVVPVLWEQLQKGIKTGSLVDSLLTGALKNLSSSTEGFWTATFQAGGVDILVKLLTTGQSSTQANVCFLLACMMVEDASVCSKVLASEATKQLLKLLGSGNEASVRAEAAGALKSLSGQCKEARREVANFNGIPVLINATIAPSKEFMQGEYAQALQENAMCALANISGGLSYVISSLGQSLGSCTSPAQIADTLGALASALMIYDSTAESNRASDPVVIEQTLVSQFKPRLPFLVQERTIEALASLYGNSVLSVKLANSEAKRLLVGLITMATNEVQDELMRALLTLCNSEESLWRALQGREGVQLLISLLGLSSEQQQECAVALLCLLSNENDESKWAITAAGGIPPLVQILETGSAKAKEDSASILRNLCNHSEDIRACVESADAVPALLWLLKNGSSNGKEIAAKTLNHLIHKSDTATISQLTALLTSDLPESKVYVLDALKSMLSVVPLNDISREGSAANDAIETMIKLLSSTKEETQAKSASALAGIFGSRKDLRESSIAVKTLWSAIKLISVESVYILAEASRCLAAIFLSIKENRDVAAVARDVLSPLVVLANSSVLEVVELATCALANLILDSEVSEKAVAEDIIFPATRVLREGTVSGKTHAAAAIARLLHSRQIDYALTDCVNRAGTVLALVSFLESINHDSVATSEALEALAILSGSEGATGEIKPAWAVLAEFPKSITPIVLSIADATPLLQDKAIEILSRLCRDQPDVLGDTVATAYGCISSIAKRVINSTKSKVKTGGTALLICVAKVSYQRVVEDLSESNLCTHLIQALVAMLSFLGNPGNNENDSIGIYRHTKEETRIDESYSSTGVISGVNLAMWLLSVLACHDERCKIEIMEAGAVEVLTDRISNDFSPYSQIEFKEDSSIWICTLLLAILFQNRDIIRAHATMKSIPVLANWLRSEEMPTRYFAAQAMASLVCNGSRGTLLSVANSGAAGGLISLLGCADVDISDLLQLSEEFGLVRYPEQVALERLFRVEDIRVGATSRKAIPALVDLLKPIPDRPGAPFLALGLLTQLAKDCPSNKIVMVESGALEALTKYLSLGPQDATEEAATDLLGILFGSAEIRRHDSSFGAVGQLVAVLRLGGRASRYSAAKALESLFSADHIRNAESARQAVQPLVEILNTGSEKEQHAAIAALVRLLSENPSRALAVADVEMNAVDVLCKILSSNCSMELKGDAAELCCVLFGNTRIRSTMAAARCVEPLVSLLVTEFSPAQHSVVRALDKLVDDEQLAELVAAHGAVIPLVGLLYGKNYLLHEAISRALVKLGKDRPACKMEMVKAGVIESILDILHEAPDFLCAAFAELLRILTNNASIAKGPSASKVVEPLFVLLTRPEFGPDGQHSALQVLVNILEHPQCRSDYKLTSHQAIEPIIPLLDSPAPAVQQLAAELLSHLLFEEQLQKDSVTQQVIGPLIRVLGSGIHILQQRAVKALVSIALIWPNEIAKEGGVTELSKVILQSDPSLPHALWESAAAVLSSILQFSSEFYLEVPVAVLVRLLRSGSEGTVIGALNALLVLESDDATSAEAMAESGALEALLELLRSHQCEETAARLLEVLLNNVKIRETKATKSAILPLSQYLLDPQTQAQQARLLATLALGDLFQNEGLARSTDAVSACRALVNVLEDQPTEEMKVVAICALQNLVMYSRSNKRAVAEAGGVQVVLDLIGSSDPDTSIQAAMFVKLLFSNHTIQEYASSETVRAITAAIEKDLWATGTVNEEYLKALNALFSNFPRLRATEPATLSIPHLVTSLKTGSEATQEAALDALFLLRQAWSACPAEVSRAQSIAAADAIPLLQYLIQSGPPRFQEKTEFLLQCLPGTLVVIIKRGNNMKQSVGNPSVYCKITLGNTPPKQTKVVSTGPNPEWDESFSWSFESPPKGQKLHISCKNKSKMGKSSFGKVTIQIDRVVMLGAVAGEYTLLPESKSGPSRNLEIEFQWSNK comes from the exons ATGGCAACCACAGTGGGATGGAGGTATGCTGCCACCAATGGCAGCACCCTTACACCTAATGATCTG GAAAGGAATGGTGATGCAAAAGTTCAAGATTCAGAGCCCCCAACACCACATTCTCTTATAAAAATGGGTTCACG AGACCGTAGTAGTAGCATGGAGGATGCAGATGGGACATTGGCAAGTGTTGCCCAATGCATTGAGCAGCTGCGTCAAAGTTCCTCATCTGTACAAGAGAAGGAGTATTCGTTGAAGCAGTTGCTTGAGCTTATTGATACTCGTGAAAATGCTTTCAGTGCTGTTGGATCTCACTCTCAAGCAGTCCCAGTGCTTGTTTCTCTTCTTCGATCAGGTTCAGTTGGAGTTAAGATACAAGCTGCTACTGTTTTAGGCTCTCTCTGCAAGGAGAATGAACTAAGGGTGAAAGTCTTGCTTGGAGGATGCATTCCGCCTTTGCTTGGTCTACTCAGGTCCAGCTCAGCAGAAGGGCAAATTGCAGCTGCAAAGACAATTTATGCTGTTTCCCAAGGTGGTGCCAGGGATCATGTTggatcaaaaatattttcaaccgAAGGAGTTGTGCCAGTGCTCTGGGAGCAGCTACAAAAAGGGATCAAGACTGGCAGTTTGGTTGATAGCTTGCTGACTGGAGCATTAAAGAACCTATCCAGCAGTACTGAGGGATTCTGGACTGCAACCTTCCAAGCTGGAGGAGTAGATATACTTGTGAAGTTGCTGACAACTGGACAGTCAAGCACTCAAGCTAACGTGTGCTTTCTTCTTGCATGTATGATGGTGGAAGATGCATCCGTCTGTTCTAAGGTGCTGGCCTCAGAGGCTACCAAACAACTTCTCAAGCTTTTAGGATCTGGAAATGAAGCTTCTGTTAGAGCAGAAGCTGCAGGTGCTCTTAAATCTCTTTCTGGCCAGTGTAAAGAAGCAAGGCGGGAAGTAGCTAACTTCAACGGCATTCCTGTATTGATAAATGCTACAATAGCCCCTTCAAAAGAATTCATGCAGGGTGAGTATGCCCAAGCGTTGCAAGAGAATGCTATGTGTGCTTTAGCAAATATTTCTGGTGGTTTGTCATATGTCATCTCAAGCCTTGGGCAAAGCCTTGGATCTTGCACCTCACCTGCTCAAATTGCTGATACATTAGGGGCTTTAGCTTCAGCTCTGATGATATATGATAGTACAGCAGAATCTAATAGAGCATCAGATCCTGTGGTTATTGAGCAGACATTGGTTTCACAGTTCAAACCGCGTTTACCATTTCTTGTTCAGGAACGAACCATAGAGGCCCTTGCAAGTTTGTATGGGAATTCTGTACTCTCAGTTAAACTCGCCAATTCAGAGGCAAAGCGTTTGCTTGTTGGTTTGATCACAATGGCAACAAATGAAGTCCAGGATGAGCTAATGAGAGCTCTTCTTACACTTTGCAATAGTGAGGAAAGTCTGTGGCGTGCGCTTCAAGGCCGTGAAGGGGTTCAACTGTTGATATCACTTCTTGGGCTTTCATCAGAACAGCAGCAAGAATGTGCAGTTGCACTGCTTTGCCTGCTTTCTAATGAGAATGATGAAAGTAAATGGGCTATTACTGCTGCTGGTGGCATACCTCCACTTGTTCAGATTCTGGAGACGGGATCGGCAAAAGCCAAGGAAGATTCAGCATCAATCCTTAGGAATCTATGCAACCACAGTGAAGATATACGTGCATGTGTCGAAAGCGCTGATGCTGTTCCTGCATTATTGTGGCTTCTAAAGAATGGAAGTTCAAACGGAAAAGAAATTGCAGCAAAGACTTTAAATCATTTGATCCATAAATCTGATACAGCAACCATCAGCCAACTTACTGCATTGTTGACCAGTGATCTACCTGAATCTAAAGTGTATGTTTTGGATGCTTTAAAAAGTATGCTGTCTGTAGTCCCCCTCAACGATATATCACGTGAAGGTAGTGCTGCTAATGATGCAATTGAGACAATGATAAAATTATTGAGCTCAACTAAAGAAGAAACTCAAGCCAAGTCTGCATCAGCTTTAGCTGGAATTTTTGGATCCAGGAAGGACTTGCGTGAAAGTAGCATTGCTGTTAAAACTCTTTGGTCCGCCATTAAGTTGATTAGTGTTGAATCTGTATATATCCTTGCAGAGGCCTCACGCTGCCTTGCGGCAATATTTCTTTCGATTAAAGAAAACCGGGATGTGGCAGCTGTTGCTCGAGATGTATTATCTCCATTAGTTGTGCTTGCTAACTCTTCAGTTCTGGAAGTTGTAGAACTAGCAACATGTGCTCTGGCTAATCTTATTTTGGACAGTGAAGTTTCAGAGAAAGCAGTTGCTGAAGATATTATTTTCCCAGCTACTAGAGTTTTGCGTGAAGGCACGGTATCTGGAAAGACCCATGCAGCAGCAGCAATTGCTCGCTTGCTCCATTCTCGTCAAATTGATTATGCTTTAACTGATTGTGTGAATCGTGCTGGAACTGTTCTTGCATTAGTTTCTTTTCTAGAATCTATTAATCATGATTCTGTTGCCACATCAGAGGCACTTGAGGCACTTGCTATTCTATCTGGGTCAGAAGGAGCTACTGGAGAAATAAAACCTGCATGGGCAGTTTTAGCTGAATTCCCGAAAAGCATAACCCCAATAGTTTTGTCCATTGCTGATGCAACACCCTTGTTGCAGGATAAGGCTATTGAAATATTATCACGGCTTTGCAGAGATCAGCCTGATGTATTGGGGGACACAGTTGCTACTGCTTATGGATGTATTTCATCAATTGCCAAAAGGGTGATCAATTCAACGAAATCAAAGGTTAAAACTGGAGGAACTGCACTCCTTATTTGTGTTGCAAAAGTTAGTTATCAGAGAGTTGTCGAAGATCTGAGTGAATCAAACTTATGCACCCATCTAATTCAAGCTCTTGTTGCAATGCTTAGTTTTTTGGGAAACCCAGGGAATAATGAGAATGATTCTATTGGCATTTATAGGCATACTAAAGAGGAAACAAGGATTGATGAATCTTATTCAAGCACAGGAGTAATTAGTGGTGTCAATTTAGCTATGTGGCTACTGTCTGTTCTTGCCTGTCACGATGAAAGGTGCAAAATTGAGATTATGGAGGCTGGGGCTGTGGAAGTCCTCACTGACAGGATCTCAAATGATTTCTCACCCTACTCTCAG ATTGAGTTTAAAGAAGATAGTAGCATATGGATTTGTACTTTGCTGCTGGCAATCTTGTTTCAAAACAGAGACATCATACGAGCACATGCAACCATGAAATCTATACCAGTACTTGCAAACTGGTTGAGATCAGAGGAGATGCCCACCAGATATTTTGCTGCACAGGCGATGGCCAGCCTTGTCTGTAATGGTAGCAGGGGGACTCTCCTATCTGTTGCAAATTCTGGAGCAGCAGGCGGGCTCATTTCCCTACTTGGCTGTGCGGATGTTGATATAAGTGATCTTTTGCAGTTGTCAGAAGAGTTTGGTTTAGTGCGTTATCCTGAGCAAGTTGCACTCGAGAGGTTGTTTAGAGTTGAAGACATAAGGGTTGGTGCCACTTCTAGGAAAGCAATACCTGCACTTGTTGATCTTCTCAAACCCATTCCAGATCGTCCTGGAGCTCCATTTTTAGCACTCGGGCTTCTGACTCAGCTTGCAAAAGACTGTCCATCAAATAAAATTGTAATGGTAGAATCAGGAGCTTTGGAAGCACTGACCAAGTATCTTTCACTTGGCCCTCAAGATGCAACTGAGGAAGCTGCTACAGATCTGTTAGGTATACTATTTGGCAGTGCTGAAATTAGGAGACATGACTCTTCATTTGGTGCTGTTGGTCAACTTGTGGCAGTTTTACGGTTAGGTGGAAGGGCTTCAAGGTACAGTGCTGCTAAAGCATTGGAAAGCTTATTTTCTGCTGACCATATAAGGAATGCAGAAAGTGCTCGACAAGCTGTTCAACCCTTGGTGGAGATTCTCAATACTGGTTCTGAGAAGGAGCAGCATGCTGCAATTGCTGCGTTGGTAAGGCTGCTGAGTGAAAATCCATCAAGAGCCTTAGCAGTAGCAGACGTTGAAATGAATGCAGTGGATGTTCTTTGCAAGATTCTTTCATCAAATTGCTCAATGGAGCTGAAAGGGGATGCTGCCGAGTTGTGTTGTGTTCTCTTTGGGAATACAAGAATCAGGTCAACAATGGCTGCGGCTCGATGTGTGGAGCCTCTGGTGTCTCTTCTTGTGACTGAGTTCAGTCCTGCGCAGCATTCAGTTGTCCGTGCGTTGGATAAACTTGTTGATGATGAACAACTGGCAGAACTTGTCGCAGCTCACGGTGCAGTTATTCCTCTTGTAGGTCTTCTCTATGGTAAGAATTACCTGCTCCATGAAGCTATTTCCAGAGCCCTTGTGAAATTAGGGAAAGACAGGCCTGCTTGTAAGATGGAAATGGTGAAAGCTGGAGTGATTGAGAGCATACTTGACATCCTCCATGAGGCACCCGATTTTCTCTGTGCTGCTTTTGCAGAACTGCTCCGAATATTGACCAACAATGCAAGCATTGCTAAGGGACCATCTGCTTCAAAAGTGGTTGAGCCTCTGTTTGTGCTGCTAACAAGACCAGAGTTTGGACCTGATGGGCAGCATAGTGCACTACAAGTTCTTGTCAACATTTTGGAGCATCCACAGTGTCGTTCTGACTATAAGTTGACATCCCACCAAGCTATTGAACCTATTATTCCCTTACTTGATTCTCCTGCGCCAGCAGTACAACAGTTGGCAGCTGAGCTTCTGTCACATTTACTCTTTGAAGAGCAACTTCAAAAGGATTCAGTGACTCAGCAAGTGATTGGTCCTCTTATACGGGTTCTTGGCTCTGGTATACACATATTACAGCAGAGAGCTGTAAAGGCCCTTGTTAGTATTGCGCTAATATGGCCAAATGAAATAGCAAAAGAGGGTGGTGTCACTGAACTGTCCAAGGTGATATTGCAATCAGATCCATCTCTTCCTCATGCCTTGTGGGAATCGGCTGCCGCTGTTTTATCAAGCATTCTGCAGTTTAGTTCTGAATTTTATTTGGAAGTGCCTGTTGCTGTTTTGGTAAGGTTGCTTCGTTCTGGCTCAGAAGGCACAGTAATTGGTGCATTGAACGCTCTTCTGGTACTGGAAAGTGACGACGCTACAAGCGCAGAAGCAATGGCTGAAAGTGGTGCTTTAGAGGCTCTTTTAGAACTTCTCAGATCTCATCAGTGTGAGGAAACTGCTGCAAGGCTTTTGGAAGTATTGTTGAACAATGTGAAGATCAGAGAAACTAAGGCTACCAAGTCTGCCATATTACCATTGTCTCAGTACCTCTTGGATCCACAAACCCAAGCCCAGCAAGCAAGGTTGCTAGCAACTCTAGCTCTTGGTGATCTATTCCAGAACGAGGGCCTTGCTCGAAGTACTGACGCTGTTTCAGCTTGTCGTGCACTAGTAAATGTGCTTGAAGACCAACCTACTGAAGAAATGAAGGTTGTAGCGATATGTGCTTTGCAAAACCTTGTCATGTACAGTAGATCTAATAAAAGAGCAGTTGCTGAGGCTGGTGGCGTCCAGGTTGTGTTGGATCTGATTGGTTCAAGTGATCCAGATACATCTATTCAGGCCGCAATGTTTGTTAAACTTCTCTTTTCAAACCATACCATTCAAGAGTATGCTTCTAGTGAGACAGTAAGGGCCATTACTG CTGCTATTGAGAAGGATTTATGGGCAACTGGAACTGTGAATGAGGAGTATCTGAAAGCTCTGAATGCTCTGTTTAGCAATTTCCCACGACTTAGAGCCACAGAACCTGCAACGTTAAGCATTCCTCATCTTGTTACATCCCTCAAGACAGGGTCTGAGGCAACTCAAGAAGCTGCCTTGGATGCACTCTTTCTTCTTAGGCAAGCTTGGTCAGCATGCCCAGCTGAAGTTTCTAGGGCTCAGTCAATTGCTGCAGCTGATGCAATCCCCTTGCTGCAATACTTAATTCAGTCTGGCCCACCTCGGTTTCAGGAGAAGACAGAATTTTTGTTACAATGTTTGCCTGGGACATTGGTGGTGATAATCAAGCGTGGAAATAATATGAAGCAGTCAGTGGGAAACCCTAGTGTTTATTGCAAGATTACACTGGGCAACACTCCACCTAAGCAAACCAAG GTGGTTTCAACTGGCCCTAATCCAGAATGGGATGAAAGCTTTTCGTGGTCCTTTGAGAGTCCCCCGAAAGGCCAGAAGCTCCACATATCTTGCAAGAACAAGAGCAAAATGGGAAAG AGTTCATTCGGAAAGGTAACCATCCAAATTGATCGCGTAGTAATGCTGGGAGCAGTTGCCGGAGAGTACACTCTGTTACCAGAAAGCAAAAGCGGGCCCTCACGGAATTTAGAAATAGAGTTCCAGTGGTCTAACAAGTAA